In a single window of the Biomphalaria glabrata chromosome 5, xgBioGlab47.1, whole genome shotgun sequence genome:
- the LOC106070725 gene encoding uncharacterized protein LOC106070725 has translation MTYVSFLLVFVIKISLVDTEVTCDTNWFGPKCQLKCQCRDGCDPQGQCLGTKKCNSDWIDYACQYKPLSYWIRTPMDSYVETTSLWQDGDDSTCINNVALQFIVINFSFKSLIGWMRLVVSDAALVDRFMMYFEDTSDAITKRLECWRQQFTIVNNRTVYIRCDMNYPINRVILKGEGVTSLCTIQVSKGRNLALKQKADQSSTNGTNSASNAVDGNTDSDLDKGSCALTNNVTNLIPTWTLTLEEPVIVNFFEIYAASYPLRNYMYYSIFQTFDKNDAPILNTTYATVFSNINKTLVKKVVIKATNTTYPTALLFICELMLLGECPPGKWGLDCNKNCNYLCPENCNEIDGSCPTSCLGYFPPKCEQVCPPNKWGVNCRENCRDACAFSYCNNTNGQCTAGCNGYSDPPFCTEACLPGYYGLNCLSYTSSQIEGSEHNACERLSYDELQSQCVVGREKFIFSVPNFFIGLGTGVAAVLIIVTLIVLYRKTCLKRKPISKTAEDVYEDMATENVTSVSKSQANNMYDRPKPRTEDEPVKRNMASYDEISLNRHDDKPTVYLNVDEVIPK, from the exons ATGACTTATGTGTCCTTCTTACTAGTGTTTGTCATTAAAATTAGCCTTGTCGACACTGAAG TTACTTGCGACACAAATTGGTTTGGTCCGAAATGTCAATTGAAGTGTCAGTGTCGAGACGGTTGTGACCCACAAGGCCAGTGCTTGGGGACGAAGAAATGTAACTCCGACTGGATAGACTATGCATGCCAATATA aACCCCTTTCGTATTGGATTAGAACTCCAATGGATAGCTATGTTGAGACCACTAGTCTGTGGCAAGATGGAGACGACTCAACCTGTATTAACAATGTCGCTCTTCAGTTTATTGTGATCAATTTTAGCTTCAAGAGTTTGATTGGTTGGATGCGATTAGTGGTCAGCGATGCAG ctTTGGTGGACAGATTCATGATGTACTTTGAAGACACTTCTGATGCTATTACGAAACGTCTGGAATGCTGGCGACAACAGTTTACCATCGTCAACAACAGGACAGTCTACATACGCTGTGACATGAACTACCCTATAAATCGTGTCATATTAAAAGGAGAAGGTGTAACTTCACTTTGCACTATTCAAGTCAGCAAAG gtCGAAATTTGGCGTTAAAGCAAAAAGCTGATCAATCGTCTACCAATGGAACCAACTCTGCAAGCAACGCTGTTGATGGGAACACAGATAGTGATTTGGACAAAGGAAGCTGCGCTTTGACAAATAATGTCACTAACCTAATTCCGACCTGGACTTTAACATTAGAGGAACCTGTTATTGTCAACTTTTTTGAGATTTACGCTGCTA GTTATCCCTTGAGAAATTATATGTATTACTCAATTTTCCAAACATTTGACAAGAATGATGCTCCTATACTTAATACGACGTATGCAACAGTCTTTTCAAACATCAATAAAACTCTGGTCAAGAAAGTCGTAATAAAGGCAACAAATACTACATATCCCACAGCTTTGCTTTTTATCTGTGAGCTCATGCTCTTAGGAG aaTGTCCACCAGGAAAGTGGGGACTGGACTGTAACAAAAACTGCAATTACCTCTGTCCAGAAAATTGCAATGAGATAGACGGCTCGTGTCCTACAAGTTGTCTGGGATACTTCCCACCAAAGTGTGAACAag TGTGTCCTCCTAACAAATGGGGAGTGAACTGTAGAGAAAACTGCCGTGATGCCTGCGCCTTTAGCTACTGCAATAACACGAATGGCCAATGTACAGCTGGTTGTAATGGATACTCGGATCCACCTTTCTGTACTGAAG CATGCCTCCCTGGCTACTACGGACTGAACTGTCTCAGTTACACATCGTCCCAAATCGAAGGGAGCGAACACAACGCATGTGAAAGATTGTCATATGACGAGCTACAGTCTCAATGTGTTGTTG gaAGAGAGAAATTTATTTTCAGTGTCCCTAATTTCTTTATTGGATTGGGGACTGGAGTAGCAGCTGTGTTAATCATCGTCACGCTGATTGTACTTTACAGAAAGACTTGCCTAAAAAGAAAACCGATTTCAAAAACCGCTGAGGATGTTTACGAGGACATGGCAACTGAAA ATGTCACCAGTGTCTCCAAAAGTCAAGCAAACAATATGTATGATCGTCCAAAGCCCAGGACAGAAGATGAACCAGTGAAAAGAAACATGGCATCCTATGACGAGATTAGTCTTAATAGACACGACGATAAGCCAACGGTGTATTTGAATGTAGACGAAGTTATacctaaataa
- the LOC106070733 gene encoding uncharacterized protein LOC106070733, giving the protein MSLYGMCLLNFVLCIIQDLDAEVNCEPNWFGPKLQFKCQCIDGCDSEGNCLESSKCNSQWMGQACQYQSNILGIGVPKESDAESLYMVHDGDDSTCITNKKLQSLVIDLSSYSLFMWIRLVVNDAALVDRFTLYFEDTSDVITKRLECWRQQITVVNIKTAYIRCDMNFPVNRIVLKGEGLASLCTIDVSKGRNLALKEKAEQTSTNGNNSASNAVDGNIESDVKKGSCTLTNNVTDQTPTWTLTLDEPVVFNVVHIYPPSYPLSEYLPNSILQTFDEYDVLILNTTIKYATVYPNVNKTPVKKVVIKATSTTSTTAVLSICELLLFGECPPGKWGLDCKKVCNDLCPENCNEIDGSCPTSCLGYFPPKCEQDCPPSKWGINCQEDCPAACAYRYCNNINGECTAGCNGYFDPPFCTQACKRGYYGLNCLSYTTTYTADDPISCDNLAHEDSQHLCLHGTDSFTFSVSNFFIGFWIGVAVVLAIGTVILLIRKIYLKRKLTPKTAHNVYEDLPKENLADVSVVLTNPVYDHSMPNTTDEPGKSKTASYDEIVLEDTGTSQENI; this is encoded by the exons ATGTCTTTGTACGGGATGTGCTTGCTAAATTTTGTGTTGTGCATTATACAAGATCTCGACGCTGAAG TGAATTGTGAGCCCAATTGGTTCGGACCAAAACTTCAGTTTAAGTGTCAGTGTATAGACGGCTGTGACTCAGAAGGTAACTGCTTGGAGTCGAGCAAATGTAATAGCCAATGGATGGGTCAGGCTTGCCAATATC aatcTAATATTCTTGGAATTGGAGTGCCTAAGGAAAGCGATGCTGAGTCCCTATACATGGTGCATGATGGAGACGACTCTACGTGCATTACTAATAAAAAACTTCAGTCTCTGGTCATCGATCTAAGCTCATACAGCTTGTTTATGTGGATACGATTAGTTGTCAACGATGCAG CTTTGGTGGACAGATTCACGCTGTACTTCGAAGACACTTCTGATGTGATCACCAAACGTCTGGAGTGCTGGAGACAACAGATAACAGTTGTCAACATTAAGACTGCGTACATTCGCTGTGACATGAACTTCCCTGTAAACCGCATCGTCTTGAAAGGAGAAGGTCTAGCGTCACTTTGTACAATTGATGTCAGCAAAG GTCGAAATCTTGCGTTAAAGGAAAAGGCAGAGCAAACATCTACCAACGGCAACAACTCTGCAAGCAACGCTGTGGATGGAAACATAGAAAGtgatgtgaagaaaggaagctgCACTTTGACTAATAATGTCACTGACCAAACACCGACCTGGACTTTAACATTAGATGAACCAGTTGTGTTCAACGTTGTTCACATTTACCCTCCAA GTTATCCCCTGAGTGAATATCTTCCTAACTCAATTCTTCAAACGTTTGACGAGTACGATGTCCTTATACTTAATACGACTATCAAGTATGCAACAGTCTATCCAAATGTCAACAAAACTCCGGTCAAGAAAGTCGTAATAAAGGCAACAAGCACTACATCTACCACAGCAGTGCTTTCTATCTGTGAACTCTTGCTCTTTGGAG aatGTCCACCAGGAAAGTGGGGACTAGACTGTAAGAAAGTCTGTAATGACCTATGTCCAGAAAATTGCAATGAGATAGACGGCTCGTGTCCTACAAGTTGTCTGGGATACTTTCCACCAAAGTGTGAACAAG attGTCCTCCAAGTAAATGGGGAATTAATTGCCAAGAAGATTGCCCTGCTGCATGCGCCTATCGGTACTGCAATAACATTAATGGTGAATGCACCGCTGGGTGTAATGGATACTTTGATCCACCTTTCTGTACACAAG CGTGCAAGCGAGGCTACTACGGTCTTAACTGTCTTAGTTACACAACAACGTATACTGCAGACGATCCAATATCATGTGACAACCTAGCTCATGAAGACTCACAGCATCTATGTTTACATG GTACAGATAGTTTCACCTTCAGTGTCTCTAATTTCTTTATTGGATTCTGGATTGGTGTAGCAGTTGTGTTAGCCATTGGTACTGTGATATTACTTATCAGAAAAATTTACCTAAAAAGAAAATTGACCCCAAAGACCGCACATAATGTTTACGAGGACCTACCAAAAGAAA ATCTGGCCGATGTCTCAGTGGTCCTAACCAACCCTGTGTATGATCACTCTATGCCCAATACGACAGATGAGCCTGGGAAAAGTAAAACTGCTTCTTATGATGAGATAGTGCTGGAAGACACGGGAACAAGCCAGGAGAATATTTAA